The following is a genomic window from Streptomyces sp. NBC_01381.
GCCGATCGGCTGCCCGCCGAGATAGGGGTCGACGGCGTCCTTGTCGAACTCCTCGGGGGACCAGCCGCCCAGCTTGCTGAGCAGGGGTGCGGCCACCGCCATGATCGCGAAGAGCGCGATCACGACGAGGGAGATGCGCACGGAGACACGGCGGCCGAGCTCCCGGCGGGCGAGCCGCCAGGGGCCGCTGCCCGCCGCAGCGGCCTCGGCGGCCGGTGCGGATGCGGCGGATGTGGAGGTAGTGGTCATGGTGGCGGCGCTCCTCAACCCTTGCTCTTGGCCGGGTTCTTGAGACCGACCGAGGCGTAGTCGAGCTGGCCGCCGAAGGAGGTCTGCCCGTACGCGCCCGCGATGTTGGTCCCCACCACCAGCGGCCAGCGCCGGACCAGGACGGGCACGGCCGGCGCCTTGGCGAGGATCTCGCCGTCCAGCTTCCGCCAGGCCGCGCCGGCCTTCCCGGCATCGGTCATCGCGGCGATCTCGTCCATCCGCTGCATGGTCGCCTTGTCGCGGAAGAGGGAGTGGTTGCCGGAGTTCCCCTTCTCCTTGATGAAGCGGCCGTCGAAGACGAAGGGCAGGAAGGTGGAGCCGGACGGGTAGTCGGGGCACCAGCCGGTGTAGACGAGGTCGGTGCGGTTCTTGGTGTCGCCGATGGTGGCGTAGAACGCGGACGGGTCGACCGTCTCGATGGTGACCTTGATGCCGGCCTTGGCGAGCGACTGCTGGATCGCCTCCGCCCGCCCCTTGTCGCCGTTGGAGACCGTCATCTTGGTACTGAAGCCGCCCGGCTTCCCGGCCTGCTTGAGCAGCTGCTTCGCCTTGTCCACATTGCCGGTGACGGGGATCTTCAGTGTGTCGGGCTGCTTGCCGTCGAAGAGGGAGGCGGGCATGTAGGCGGTGGAAGCGTCATTGAAGGCGGGGCCACCGGAGGAGGTGGTCACGACTTCCTTGTCGAGGGCGTACTGAACGGCCTGACGGACCTTCACGTCGCTGAACGGTGCCCGCCCGGTGTGCATCTGCACCATGTCGGTGCAGTTGGTCGACTCGGCGAGCAGCCGCTTGCGGACATCGGCCTTGGGCAGCACCTTCACCCCGCTCTCCGGCCGCAGCGCGTACCACGGGACGGTGGAGGCGTCCGCGCCCTGGCTGGCGATCATCCGGTCGTCGATCTGATTGGGCCGCAGCCCCATCACCATGACCAGCTTGTCCGGGTACGCCTTGCGTACCGAGTCCGTCTTGGGGTCCCAGTGGGGGTTGCGGACCAGCACGATCTTCTTGTTGCGCTGATACGTCTCGATCTTGTACGGGCCCGAGGAGAACGGACGGTTGTCGTACCGAGGCCCCTTGTCCTTCGCCTTCGGCACCGGGGCGAAGGTGGGCATCACCGTCACGTTGGGGAACTCGGCGAAGGGCCTGCGCAGTTCGAAGACGATCGTCCTGTCGTCCGGTGTCCTGATGGAGTCCAGGTGCTTGCCCTTGGCGGGGCCCTGGTAGCCCTTGGCGCCCTTGAGGTAGCGGGCGGCGTAGTCGGCGCCGCCGGGCAGGTCGGGGGAGAAGGATCGCTCGACGTTGTACTTGACGTCCTGCGCGGTGACCGGCGTTCCGTCCTCGTACTTGACCCCTGCCTTGAGGTGGAAGGTCCAGGTCTTGGCGCCGTTGGAGGAGGTGCCGAGGTCGGTCGCGAGGTCGGGGACGAGCTCGCCGCCGGCGGTTCCGGGGGCTGCCTTGTAGGAGACCAGGGTGCGGTAGAGCAGCCGGGTCCCGAAGTTCATGTCGCTCATGACCCAGTTGCGGGCCGGGTCGAGGTGCGTGAAGTCCGTGTTCGACAGGACGGTGAGGGTTCCGCCCTTCTGTGGAGTCCCCCCGATCACCTTGCCGTTGTTGGCCGTTGCGAGGTTCTTGCCCCGGGCGCCGCCCGACTTCTGTCCGCCGGAGCAGCCGGCCGTTCCGAGGATGAGGGCCGCCGCCAGTGTGGCGGCGAGGGCGGTACAGGTGCGCTTGTCCATGAGTGGTCACTCCGGAGGAGTCGAGCAGCCAGAGCTGGAGAGCTGGCTGGAATGTGACCCGTAACATAGTAATGTGAAATTGCACTGACAAGGTGTGAGCGACTTCGTTACCCACCCGTTCCCAAGTGGCTGCTGCGGTTGACCCTTCAACTGGGGGGTGGATTGGGCTCGTTGATCGCCACCCT
Proteins encoded in this region:
- a CDS encoding ABC transporter substrate-binding protein, producing MDKRTCTALAATLAAALILGTAGCSGGQKSGGARGKNLATANNGKVIGGTPQKGGTLTVLSNTDFTHLDPARNWVMSDMNFGTRLLYRTLVSYKAAPGTAGGELVPDLATDLGTSSNGAKTWTFHLKAGVKYEDGTPVTAQDVKYNVERSFSPDLPGGADYAARYLKGAKGYQGPAKGKHLDSIRTPDDRTIVFELRRPFAEFPNVTVMPTFAPVPKAKDKGPRYDNRPFSSGPYKIETYQRNKKIVLVRNPHWDPKTDSVRKAYPDKLVMVMGLRPNQIDDRMIASQGADASTVPWYALRPESGVKVLPKADVRKRLLAESTNCTDMVQMHTGRAPFSDVKVRQAVQYALDKEVVTTSSGGPAFNDASTAYMPASLFDGKQPDTLKIPVTGNVDKAKQLLKQAGKPGGFSTKMTVSNGDKGRAEAIQQSLAKAGIKVTIETVDPSAFYATIGDTKNRTDLVYTGWCPDYPSGSTFLPFVFDGRFIKEKGNSGNHSLFRDKATMQRMDEIAAMTDAGKAGAAWRKLDGEILAKAPAVPVLVRRWPLVVGTNIAGAYGQTSFGGQLDYASVGLKNPAKSKG